The following proteins come from a genomic window of Citrobacter europaeus:
- the lysS gene encoding lysine--tRNA ligase: protein MSEQHVQGADAVADLNNELKTRREKLASLREQGIPFPNDFRRDHTSDQLHADFDAKENEELEALNIEVSVAGRMMTRRIMGKASFVTLQDVGGRIQLYVARDDLPEGVYNEQFKKWDLGDILGAKGKLFKTKTGELSIHCTELRLLTKALRPLPDKFHGLQDQEARYRQRYLDLISNDESRNTFKVRSQIMAGIRQFMVGRGFMEVETPMMQVIPGGAAARPFITHHNALDLDMYLRIAPELYLKRLVVGGFERVFEINRNFRNEGISVRHNPEFTMMELYMAYADYKDLIELTESLFRTLAQNVLGTTEVPYGEEVFDFGKPFEKLTMREAIQKYRPETNMASLDNFDSAKAIAESIGIKVEKSWGLGRIVTEIFEEVAEAHLIQPTFITEYPAEVSPLARRNDENPEITDRFEFFIGGREIGNGFSELNDAEDQAQRFQDQVNAKDAGDDEAMFYDEDYVTALEHGLPPTAGLGIGIDRMVMLFTNSHTIRDVILFPAMRPVK from the coding sequence ATGTCTGAACAACACGTACAGGGCGCTGACGCGGTAGCCGACCTTAACAATGAACTGAAGACGCGCCGTGAGAAGCTGGCGAGCCTGCGCGAGCAGGGGATCCCATTCCCGAACGATTTCCGTCGCGATCATACCTCAGACCAACTGCATGCTGACTTTGACGCGAAAGAAAATGAAGAGCTGGAAGCGCTGAACATCGAAGTATCCGTTGCTGGCCGTATGATGACCCGCCGTATTATGGGCAAAGCATCATTCGTTACGCTGCAGGATGTTGGCGGTCGCATTCAGCTGTACGTTGCTCGCGACGATCTGCCGGAAGGCGTCTACAACGAGCAGTTCAAAAAATGGGATCTGGGCGATATCCTCGGCGCGAAAGGTAAGTTGTTCAAGACCAAGACTGGTGAGCTGTCTATTCATTGCACCGAGCTGCGTCTGCTAACCAAAGCGCTGCGCCCGCTGCCGGATAAATTCCACGGTCTGCAGGATCAGGAAGCGCGCTATCGTCAACGCTACCTGGATCTCATCTCTAACGATGAATCCCGCAACACCTTTAAAGTGCGTTCACAGATTATGGCGGGTATCCGTCAGTTCATGGTGGGTCGCGGCTTTATGGAAGTAGAAACCCCGATGATGCAGGTGATCCCAGGCGGTGCGGCAGCGCGTCCGTTTATCACTCATCATAACGCGCTGGATCTGGACATGTATCTGCGTATCGCGCCGGAACTGTACCTCAAGCGTCTGGTGGTTGGCGGCTTCGAACGCGTTTTCGAAATTAACCGTAACTTCCGTAACGAAGGCATCTCTGTTCGCCATAACCCAGAGTTCACCATGATGGAACTCTACATGGCTTATGCGGACTACAAAGATCTGATCGAGTTGACCGAATCACTGTTCCGTACGCTGGCGCAGAACGTTCTGGGAACGACTGAAGTGCCTTACGGTGAAGAAGTCTTCGACTTCGGTAAGCCGTTCGAAAAACTGACCATGCGCGAAGCGATTCAGAAATACCGTCCGGAAACCAATATGGCCTCCCTGGATAACTTCGACTCTGCAAAAGCGATTGCTGAATCTATCGGCATCAAGGTTGAGAAGAGCTGGGGTCTGGGCCGTATCGTGACCGAGATCTTTGAAGAAGTTGCGGAAGCGCACCTGATTCAACCAACCTTCATTACCGAGTACCCGGCAGAAGTTTCTCCGCTGGCGCGTCGTAATGATGAAAACCCGGAAATCACCGATCGCTTCGAATTCTTCATCGGTGGACGTGAAATCGGTAACGGTTTCAGCGAGCTGAACGATGCGGAAGATCAGGCGCAGCGTTTCCAGGATCAGGTTAACGCCAAAGATGCGGGTGATGACGAAGCGATGTTCTACGACGAAGACTACGTTACCGCTCTGGAACACGGCTTGCCGCCGACTGCGGGTCTGGGTATTGGTATCGACCGTATGGTTATGCTGTTCACCAACAGCCATACCATCCGCGATGTGATCCTGTTCCCGGCGATGCGCCCGGTTAAGTAA
- the prfB gene encoding peptide chain release factor 2 (programmed frameshift), with protein sequence MFEINPVNNRIQDLTERSDVLRGYLDYDAKKERLEEVNAELEQPDVWNEPERAQALGKERSSLEAIVDTLDQMSQGLEDVSGLLELAVEADDEETFNEAVAELDTLEDKLAQLEFRRMFSGEYDSADCYLDIQAGSGGTEAQDWASMLMRMYLRWAEARGFKTEIIEESEGEVAGIKSVTIRIAGEYAYGWLRTETGVHRLVRKSPFDSGGRRHTSFSSAFVYPEVDDDIDIDINPADLRIDVYRASGAGGQHVNRTESAVRITHIPTGIVTQCQNDRSQHKNKDQAMKQMKAKLYELEMQKKNAEKQAMEDTKSDIGWGSQIRSYVLDDSRIKDLRTGVETRNTQAVLDGSLDQFIEASLKAGL encoded by the exons ATGTTTGAAATTAATCCGGTAAATAACCGCATTCAGGACCTCACGGAGCGCTCTGACGTTCTTAGGGGGTATCTT GACTATGATGCCAAGAAAGAGCGTCTGGAAGAAGTAAACGCCGAGCTGGAGCAGCCCGACGTGTGGAACGAACCCGAACGCGCTCAGGCGCTGGGCAAAGAGCGTTCCTCCCTTGAGGCCATCGTTGATACGCTCGATCAGATGAGCCAGGGCCTGGAAGATGTCTCCGGCCTGCTGGAACTGGCTGTAGAAGCCGACGACGAAGAAACCTTTAACGAAGCCGTAGCAGAACTCGATACCCTGGAAGATAAGCTGGCCCAGCTGGAATTCCGTCGTATGTTCTCCGGTGAATATGACAGCGCAGATTGCTATCTCGATATTCAGGCTGGCTCCGGCGGTACGGAAGCGCAAGACTGGGCAAGCATGCTGATGCGTATGTATCTGCGTTGGGCTGAAGCGCGCGGCTTTAAGACCGAAATTATTGAAGAATCTGAAGGTGAAGTGGCGGGTATTAAATCCGTGACCATCAGAATTGCTGGCGAATATGCGTACGGTTGGCTGCGGACTGAAACCGGCGTACACCGTCTGGTTCGTAAGAGTCCGTTCGACTCCGGCGGTCGTCGCCATACGTCGTTCAGTTCTGCGTTTGTTTATCCGGAAGTTGACGATGATATTGATATCGATATCAACCCGGCGGACCTGCGTATTGACGTTTATCGCGCCTCTGGTGCGGGCGGTCAGCACGTTAACCGTACGGAATCTGCGGTGCGTATTACCCACATCCCGACCGGGATCGTGACGCAGTGTCAGAACGACCGTTCCCAGCACAAGAACAAAGACCAGGCCATGAAGCAGATGAAAGCGAAGCTTTATGAACTGGAAATGCAGAAGAAGAATGCCGAGAAACAGGCGATGGAAGACACTAAGTCAGATATCGGCTGGGGTAGCCAGATTCGTTCTTATGTCCTTGATGACTCCCGCATCAAAGATCTGCGTACCGGGGTTGAAACCCGCAACACGCAGGCGGTGCTGGATGGCAGCCTGGATCAATTTATCGAAGCAAGTTTGAAAGCAGGGTTATGA